One window from the genome of Dehalococcoidales bacterium encodes:
- a CDS encoding deoxyuridine 5'-triphosphate nucleotidohydrolase: MPVLSSKDIRRLIKRSPPLIEGWLDLDEQVQTNGFDLTLRDIAKVASGGTIAAANSQRVLSALAPLPFGDGDFSDLPAGIYVITYNEIVHLPKSIMALGRPRSSLLRCGVNVGTAVWDAGYEGRSQSLLMVLNPQGFRVQQNARLTQLVFMDLTGESEGYKGIYQGENI; the protein is encoded by the coding sequence ATGCCGGTACTTTCCAGTAAAGATATCCGCCGTTTGATTAAGCGGTCGCCCCCGCTCATCGAGGGGTGGCTGGACCTGGACGAACAGGTGCAGACCAACGGCTTCGACCTTACCCTGCGGGATATAGCTAAAGTGGCGTCCGGCGGGACCATCGCGGCGGCCAACAGCCAGAGGGTTTTATCCGCTTTAGCGCCGCTGCCCTTCGGGGATGGCGACTTTAGCGACCTCCCCGCCGGCATTTACGTGATTACCTATAATGAAATCGTCCACCTGCCCAAAAGCATCATGGCGCTGGGGCGGCCCCGCTCCAGCCTGCTGCGCTGCGGGGTCAACGTGGGCACGGCGGTGTGGGACGCCGGCTACGAGGGACGCTCGCAGTCGTTATTGATGGTGCTTAATCCGCAGGGCTTCCGGGTGCAGCAAAACGCCCGCCTCACCCAGCTGGTCTTCATGGACCTGACCGGGGAATCGGAGGGGTATAAGGGGATTTACCAGGGGGAGAATATCTAA
- a CDS encoding pyridoxal-phosphate dependent enzyme, translated as MRFPTFISRPELVDEIIQVTDADAGATARRLAREEGILAGISSGAAVWAAIEAAKRPANRGKLIVVILPDTGERYLSTWLFHEAAPAA; from the coding sequence ATGCGTTTTCCGACATTTATCAGCCGGCCGGAATTGGTGGACGAAATCATCCAGGTCACCGATGCCGACGCCGGGGCTACCGCCCGCCGTCTGGCCCGGGAAGAAGGCATCCTGGCCGGTATCTCTTCCGGCGCCGCTGTCTGGGCGGCTATCGAGGCGGCCAAGCGACCCGCAAACCGGGGCAAGCTCATCGTCGTTATTCTCCCGGATACCGGCGAGCGCTACCTGAGCACCTGGCTTTTCCATGAGGCCGCGCCGGCGGCATAA
- a CDS encoding pitrilysin family protein — MYEKFTLDNGLRLLTEAMPHTRSVAINFFIGAGSRYESDKQAGISHFIEHVCFKGADKHPTSTEIATAIEGVGGMLNAGTDKELTVYWCKVAQPHFAIALDVMSDILLHSKFDPAEIEKERQVIIEEINMSLDYPAQRVSMLIDDLMWPGHPLGRDIAGSRESVTALSREMMLDYLSRQYQPANAVLSIAGSIDPQETLEAVLQATAGWENRPRPPKYQPYQSKTGRRVNIEKKETEQTQLCLALPGLSLVHADRFKLDLLNIILGEGMSSRLFIEIRDKLGLAYSIQSYAEHFLDTGAMAIAAGVDNKNLAVAVKAIIAELARLKETIPEAEISKAKELFKGRIMLRMEDSRSVAGWLGSQEILTGKIMTVDEVIAIVEAITAGEMQELAARLLTGDKLHLAAVGPLDPDGPWEDLLKL; from the coding sequence TTGTACGAAAAATTCACGCTGGATAACGGACTGCGCCTGCTGACCGAAGCCATGCCGCATACCCGCTCGGTGGCGATTAATTTCTTCATCGGCGCCGGCTCTCGCTACGAAAGCGATAAACAGGCCGGCATCTCCCATTTTATCGAGCATGTCTGTTTTAAGGGCGCGGACAAGCACCCCACCTCCACCGAAATCGCCACGGCCATCGAGGGGGTCGGGGGCATGCTTAACGCCGGGACGGACAAGGAGCTGACCGTTTACTGGTGCAAGGTGGCGCAGCCGCACTTCGCCATCGCCCTGGACGTAATGTCCGATATCCTGCTGCACTCCAAATTCGACCCCGCGGAAATAGAGAAGGAGCGGCAGGTAATCATCGAGGAAATCAATATGTCCCTGGACTATCCGGCGCAGCGGGTTTCCATGCTCATCGACGACCTGATGTGGCCGGGGCACCCCCTGGGACGGGACATCGCCGGCAGCCGGGAATCCGTGACGGCGCTCAGCCGCGAAATGATGCTGGACTACCTTTCCCGGCAATACCAGCCGGCCAACGCGGTGCTGTCCATCGCCGGGAGCATAGACCCGCAGGAAACCCTGGAGGCGGTACTTCAAGCCACGGCGGGCTGGGAGAACCGCCCCAGGCCGCCCAAGTATCAACCCTACCAAAGCAAAACCGGACGCCGCGTCAACATCGAGAAAAAGGAAACGGAACAGACGCAGCTCTGTTTAGCCCTGCCGGGACTGTCCCTCGTCCACGCGGACCGCTTTAAGCTGGACCTGCTCAATATCATCCTGGGCGAGGGCATGAGCAGCCGACTCTTCATAGAAATCCGCGACAAGCTGGGGCTGGCTTACAGCATCCAGAGCTACGCCGAGCATTTCCTGGACACCGGCGCCATGGCCATAGCCGCCGGGGTGGACAACAAGAACCTGGCGGTGGCGGTAAAGGCCATTATCGCCGAGCTGGCCCGACTCAAGGAAACGATACCGGAAGCGGAAATAAGCAAGGCCAAGGAGCTGTTCAAGGGGCGCATCATGCTGCGCATGGAGGACAGCCGCAGCGTGGCGGGGTGGCTGGGCAGCCAGGAAATCCTGACCGGGAAAATCATGACCGTGGATGAGGTAATCGCTATCGTGGAAGCCATCACCGCCGGGGAGATGCAAGAGCTGGCGGCCAGGCTGCTTACCGGGGATAAACTCCACCTGGCGGCGGTAGGCCCGCTGGACCCGGACGGCCCGTGGGAGGACTTGCTTAAGCTTTAG
- a CDS encoding MFS transporter — protein sequence MSDIKNRFTGETPEPLNEGPGGKVISFGFAKTFVSFKNPVYRMYYFSMAGHWSSMNMMIFARNLLVFRISDSAAILGILALANAVPMILLTLPGGVLADRFSKKNIIQICQIISILISAGITIVIFTGYLGPEHPESWWVLVVSGALQGGVMGVMMPARSAIISEIVAPEHLMNAISLNNLGMNVFRVLSPALAGVLVDVVGFWVVYAIMTGMVIVSWAFLLFVPASPHRITEGGGNSLKAIIEGWRYIRSEKTLLVVLLFTAVVMILGAPYNQLLPVFSDKILKVSATSLGVMIAVSGVGAIVGSLILASLTNRKRGMVLFFSVLLLGVALIVFSFSRWWYLSLFVIIFIGMGSTVQMALGNSLVQYYSEAAYRGRVMGFFMLGFGFSSLGAFFAGLLAQGIGAPWAVGSLAIVLVIFTLVLLASNKRIRELD from the coding sequence ATGAGTGATATCAAGAACCGTTTTACGGGCGAAACGCCGGAGCCGCTGAACGAGGGGCCGGGCGGCAAAGTTATTTCCTTTGGCTTTGCCAAGACCTTTGTCTCTTTTAAAAACCCCGTTTACCGCATGTACTACTTTTCTATGGCGGGCCACTGGTCCTCCATGAACATGATGATATTCGCCCGCAACCTGCTGGTCTTCCGCATCAGCGATTCCGCGGCTATCCTGGGCATACTGGCGCTGGCCAACGCCGTCCCCATGATATTGCTGACACTGCCCGGCGGCGTGCTGGCGGACCGGTTCTCCAAGAAAAACATCATCCAGATATGCCAGATTATCTCAATCCTGATTTCCGCGGGCATCACCATCGTGATTTTTACCGGCTACCTGGGGCCGGAGCACCCGGAGTCCTGGTGGGTGCTGGTGGTCAGCGGCGCTTTGCAGGGCGGCGTGATGGGCGTGATGATGCCGGCCCGCTCCGCCATTATTTCAGAAATAGTGGCGCCGGAACACCTGATGAACGCCATCTCCCTGAACAACCTGGGCATGAATGTCTTCCGGGTGCTTTCACCGGCGCTGGCCGGGGTACTGGTGGATGTAGTGGGTTTCTGGGTAGTCTATGCCATCATGACCGGCATGGTCATTGTGTCCTGGGCGTTTCTCCTCTTTGTGCCGGCCTCCCCCCACCGCATCACCGAAGGGGGCGGCAACTCGCTAAAAGCAATAATCGAAGGCTGGCGCTATATCCGCTCGGAAAAGACCCTGCTGGTGGTGCTGCTGTTCACCGCCGTGGTCATGATACTGGGCGCGCCCTACAACCAGCTCCTGCCGGTGTTCTCGGATAAAATCCTGAAAGTGAGCGCCACCAGCCTGGGCGTGATGATAGCCGTCTCCGGCGTGGGGGCGATAGTCGGCTCCCTCATCCTGGCTTCTCTGACCAACCGCAAGCGGGGCATGGTGCTGTTCTTCTCCGTGCTGCTGCTGGGCGTGGCGCTCATCGTTTTTTCCTTCTCCCGGTGGTGGTATCTCTCACTGTTTGTAATCATCTTCATCGGCATGGGCAGCACGGTGCAGATGGCGCTGGGCAACTCGCTGGTACAGTACTACTCGGAGGCCGCTTACCGCGGGCGGGTAATGGGCTTTTTCATGCTGGGATTCGGCTTCAGCAGCCTCGGGGCATTCTTCGCCGGACTGCTGGCCCAGGGCATCGGCGCGCCCTGGGCGGTGGGCAGCCTGGCCATCGTCCTGGTGATATTTACGCTGGTACTATTGGCCTCCAACAAACGGATACGAGAGCTGGATTGA
- a CDS encoding methionine synthase, translating to MSNTEFSCLPTIIGSMPHTDPKKACALIARYLKDLPAWPQLPRRSFLENMYVQYSHGFPGLVLENSRIYVDTSKDYTKELETLYQAYLENDAVKYPLGRDYAAGFYAFLEQDGLNARAVKGHITGPLSWGLTVTDENKKSILYHEILGDAVPKMLKLEAAWQEKELRKLSKKTIIFLDEPYMASYGSSVAAGAFSRPEKIAGMLDEVFDGIGGLKGIHCCGNTDWSVLLKAKLDILNFDAYSYAGSLALYPDEIKSFIARGGCVAWGIIPNNTDPVNKESVASLKDRLGEAIAPFTRNGLSFKDILRQSLLTPACSLASLSEEGAEKALQLLTGLSAEMRKKYL from the coding sequence ATGTCAAACACAGAATTTAGCTGTTTACCCACCATCATCGGCAGTATGCCCCATACCGACCCCAAAAAGGCGTGCGCGTTGATAGCCCGCTACCTGAAAGACCTCCCCGCCTGGCCGCAGCTGCCGCGCCGCTCTTTCCTGGAGAACATGTACGTGCAGTACAGCCATGGCTTCCCCGGCCTGGTGCTGGAAAACAGCCGCATCTACGTGGATACGAGCAAAGACTACACCAAAGAGCTGGAAACGCTGTACCAGGCCTACCTGGAAAACGACGCCGTCAAATACCCCCTGGGGCGGGACTACGCGGCGGGGTTTTACGCTTTCCTGGAGCAGGACGGACTGAACGCGCGGGCGGTCAAGGGGCATATCACCGGGCCTTTATCCTGGGGCCTGACCGTCACCGACGAAAATAAAAAATCGATTCTCTACCATGAAATCCTCGGGGATGCCGTGCCCAAGATGCTCAAGCTCGAAGCGGCCTGGCAGGAAAAAGAGCTGCGCAAGCTGTCTAAAAAGACTATCATCTTCCTGGACGAACCGTACATGGCCAGCTACGGGTCATCGGTGGCGGCGGGGGCTTTCTCCCGACCGGAGAAGATAGCGGGAATGCTCGACGAGGTGTTCGACGGCATCGGGGGGCTGAAGGGCATCCACTGCTGCGGCAATACGGACTGGTCGGTGCTGCTGAAAGCCAAGCTGGATATCCTCAACTTCGATGCCTACAGCTACGCGGGGTCGCTCGCCCTCTACCCGGATGAAATCAAGAGTTTCATCGCGCGGGGCGGGTGCGTGGCCTGGGGCATTATCCCCAATAATACCGACCCCGTAAATAAAGAGTCGGTGGCCAGCCTGAAAGACCGGCTGGGGGAGGCGATAGCCCCCTTCACCCGCAACGGGCTTTCGTTCAAGGACATCCTCCGGCAGTCTTTGCTCACGCCCGCCTGCTCGCTGGCGTCTCTGAGCGAGGAGGGGGCGGAAAAAGCCCTCCAGCTTTTGACCGGGCTTTCCGCCGAGATGAGGAAAAAGTACCTCTAG
- a CDS encoding DUF6485 family protein translates to MDCNLNANKARCSCTYEPCSRKGKCCECISYHLEMQELPACAFPPEIESTYDRSFGRFAAWVGGIVAVNINLSYSDNDE, encoded by the coding sequence ATGGACTGTAACCTTAACGCCAATAAAGCCAGGTGCAGCTGCACCTACGAGCCTTGCTCCCGCAAGGGCAAGTGCTGCGAGTGTATTTCCTATCACCTGGAAATGCAGGAGCTGCCCGCCTGCGCTTTCCCGCCGGAAATAGAAAGCACCTACGACCGCTCTTTTGGCCGCTTCGCGGCATGGGTGGGGGGGATAGTGGCGGTAAACATTAATTTAAGCTATAGTGATAATGATGAATAA
- a CDS encoding DUF5714 domain-containing protein, producing the protein MESKDNCGVCGKPLVYGTEEVSRRCDFCGNEFPALIYCPEGHYVCDACHSRGALDILRGVLASTKSTDPIEILEKVMAHPSVPMHGPEHHAMVPAIIVAAVKNAGYPVPEGAVEKALERGSKVPGGWCGTYGVCGGGIGVGTAVSVITGATPLTGKTRSLANEATAFTLNRLLDNGPRCCKRASRKALEAAVEFLKTRMGISLQINQDIKCRYVERNQECIRRACPYYEETAKA; encoded by the coding sequence ATGGAATCAAAAGACAATTGCGGCGTATGCGGTAAGCCGCTGGTGTACGGCACGGAAGAAGTATCCCGGCGCTGTGATTTTTGCGGCAACGAGTTCCCCGCCCTGATATATTGCCCGGAAGGCCATTACGTATGCGATGCCTGCCACAGCCGGGGCGCGCTGGATATTTTACGCGGGGTGCTGGCATCCACTAAAAGCACCGACCCCATAGAAATACTGGAAAAAGTGATGGCGCATCCATCCGTGCCGATGCACGGGCCGGAGCACCACGCCATGGTGCCCGCCATTATCGTGGCGGCGGTGAAAAACGCCGGTTACCCGGTGCCGGAAGGGGCGGTGGAAAAAGCGCTGGAGCGGGGCTCCAAGGTGCCGGGCGGATGGTGCGGCACTTACGGCGTCTGCGGCGGCGGCATAGGGGTGGGCACCGCCGTCAGCGTTATCACCGGGGCCACGCCGCTGACCGGCAAAACGCGGTCGCTGGCTAACGAGGCCACCGCTTTCACTTTAAATAGATTGCTGGACAACGGCCCGCGCTGCTGTAAAAGGGCCAGCCGCAAGGCGCTGGAGGCCGCGGTGGAGTTTTTAAAAACCAGGATGGGCATCAGCCTGCAAATAAACCAGGACATCAAGTGCCGCTATGTGGAGCGTAACCAGGAATGTATCCGCCGGGCCTGCCCTTATTACGAGGAAACAGCTAAAGCTTAA
- a CDS encoding GNAT family N-acetyltransferase — protein sequence MELFQIRPVGKADKARVAGILKEWWAGPVIVTRGKVHRTDELDGFVAVYEGDLAGLVTYAIGGKECEITSMNSLTEGKGIGTALVNAVKQKAGASGCKRLWLITTNDNTAALRFWQRRGFRLAAIYPNAIEKSRKLKPEIPQIGDDGIPIRDEIELEMEI from the coding sequence ATGGAGCTATTCCAGATAAGGCCGGTAGGCAAAGCCGACAAAGCGCGGGTGGCCGGCATTCTTAAGGAGTGGTGGGCCGGCCCGGTGATAGTCACACGCGGCAAAGTCCACCGTACGGACGAGCTGGACGGGTTCGTGGCGGTGTATGAAGGCGATTTGGCCGGGCTGGTGACCTACGCTATCGGGGGGAAGGAATGTGAGATCACCTCCATGAACAGCCTGACGGAGGGCAAGGGCATCGGCACGGCGCTGGTGAACGCGGTAAAACAGAAGGCCGGGGCATCCGGCTGCAAACGCCTCTGGCTGATAACCACCAACGATAACACGGCGGCGCTGCGGTTCTGGCAGCGGCGGGGATTCCGCCTGGCGGCCATTTACCCCAACGCCATCGAGAAATCACGTAAACTAAAACCGGAAATACCGCAAATCGGTGATGACGGCATTCCTATCCGGGACGAAATCGAGCTGGAGATGGAGATTTAG
- a CDS encoding phosphotransferase produces the protein MESAEMSELPELVQALLDPQVYPEPPPRVELVQTQISYVFLAGDFVYKIKKPVDMGFLDYTTLEKRLALCRKEVELNRRLCTDTYLGVTPVTKENGRYKVGGEGEAEEYAVHMRRLPQDAMMDSLLRRNKVTPAMVARVAAVLVDFHRTAATSREIASIGGLDAVIQNTSENFTQTDRFFGSIIVPETFRRIKAYTGDFIKDNRDLFLKRMAEGRVRDCHGDLHAAHVCFINGICIYDCIEFIDRLRYTDVAADIAFLAMDLDHYGRRELSDAFIKAYIEQSGDSEILTLLNFYKCYRAYVRGKIGCLQYDDKYISAGEKEQIAANARSYFALALSYTGG, from the coding sequence ATGGAGTCTGCCGAGATGTCCGAGCTGCCGGAGCTTGTTCAAGCCCTGCTCGACCCCCAGGTCTACCCCGAGCCGCCGCCGCGGGTGGAGCTGGTACAGACCCAGATATCCTATGTTTTTCTCGCCGGGGACTTCGTGTATAAAATCAAGAAGCCGGTGGACATGGGCTTCCTGGACTATACCACCCTGGAAAAACGCCTGGCCCTTTGCCGCAAAGAGGTAGAGCTTAACCGCCGCCTCTGCACGGACACCTACCTGGGCGTGACGCCGGTGACTAAAGAAAACGGGCGCTATAAGGTGGGGGGAGAAGGGGAGGCGGAGGAATACGCCGTCCATATGCGCCGCCTGCCGCAGGACGCCATGATGGACTCCCTGCTCCGGCGGAACAAGGTCACCCCGGCCATGGTGGCGCGCGTGGCGGCCGTCCTGGTCGATTTCCACCGTACAGCCGCAACGAGCCGGGAGATAGCCAGCATCGGCGGCCTGGACGCGGTGATACAGAACACCTCGGAGAACTTCACCCAGACGGACCGGTTCTTCGGGAGCATCATCGTGCCGGAGACCTTCCGCCGCATCAAAGCCTATACCGGGGACTTTATCAAAGACAACCGGGACCTGTTCCTCAAGCGCATGGCGGAGGGGAGAGTGCGCGATTGCCACGGCGACCTCCATGCCGCCCATGTCTGCTTCATCAACGGCATCTGCATCTACGACTGCATCGAGTTCATAGACAGACTGAGATACACGGACGTGGCGGCGGATATCGCTTTCCTGGCCATGGACCTGGACCATTACGGTCGGCGGGAGCTTTCCGACGCCTTCATCAAAGCCTATATCGAGCAAAGCGGCGACAGCGAGATACTCACGCTGCTCAATTTCTATAAATGCTACCGGGCTTACGTGCGGGGGAAAATAGGCTGTCTCCAGTACGATGATAAATACATCTCCGCCGGGGAAAAGGAGCAAATAGCCGCTAACGCGCGGAGCTACTTTGCGCTGGCTTTATCCTATACCGGGGGATGA
- a CDS encoding NAD(P)H-dependent oxidoreductase subunit E yields the protein MDEDLNVTAVRNIIEGNAGKIAALISSYADKKEELISLLQDVQAEFNYLPQDVLIRISQTLEIPLSQVFSVATFFHAFSLKPRGRHTVTVCLGTACHVKGGQRLVDKMARDYGLEPGETTPDERLTLETANCLGCCALGPVVVIDGTYESQVNPDKLDKILKKYK from the coding sequence GTGGATGAAGATTTGAATGTCACCGCCGTCCGTAATATCATCGAGGGCAACGCCGGTAAAATCGCCGCTCTCATCAGCAGCTACGCGGATAAAAAAGAGGAGCTGATATCCCTGCTCCAGGACGTGCAGGCGGAGTTCAACTACCTTCCCCAGGACGTGCTTATCAGAATCAGCCAGACGCTGGAAATCCCGCTCAGCCAGGTCTTCAGCGTGGCTACCTTCTTCCACGCCTTCAGCCTCAAGCCGCGGGGACGCCATACCGTTACCGTTTGCCTGGGCACCGCCTGCCACGTCAAGGGCGGGCAGCGCCTGGTGGACAAGATGGCGCGGGACTACGGCCTCGAGCCGGGCGAGACCACGCCGGACGAGCGGCTTACCCTGGAGACGGCCAACTGTCTGGGCTGCTGCGCTTTAGGCCCGGTGGTGGTTATCGACGGGACGTACGAAAGCCAGGTAAACCCGGACAAGCTGGATAAAATCCTGAAAAAGTATAAATAA
- a CDS encoding response regulator transcription factor encodes MADISIILCDDHLITRQGVRRLLEDEKGLAIIGEAGDGEEVIALAALLQPDVIVMDIAMPRLNGIEATRQIKLDYPHTAVLMLSAYDDDEYIFASLKAGASGYLLKSVDGAALVHAIRSVHKGEPALDPQIAKKVVNYFRLPEKAPGMAQGKEQLSDREISIIRLAARGLSNKDIAKNLNLSYRTIEGRMRDIFNKLDVSSRTEAVLHGLKMGWFTLEELV; translated from the coding sequence ATGGCGGACATAAGTATTATCCTTTGTGACGACCACCTGATAACGCGCCAGGGGGTGCGGCGGCTGCTGGAGGATGAAAAGGGGCTGGCTATCATCGGGGAGGCGGGGGACGGCGAGGAGGTAATAGCGCTGGCGGCCCTTTTGCAGCCGGATGTAATCGTCATGGACATTGCCATGCCGCGTCTGAACGGCATCGAGGCCACGCGGCAGATAAAGCTGGACTATCCCCACACCGCCGTGCTGATGCTCAGCGCTTATGACGACGACGAGTATATTTTCGCCTCGCTGAAAGCGGGGGCCTCCGGCTATCTTTTAAAAAGCGTGGACGGCGCCGCGCTGGTGCACGCCATCCGGTCCGTGCATAAAGGGGAGCCGGCTTTGGACCCCCAGATAGCCAAGAAAGTGGTGAACTACTTCCGTCTCCCGGAAAAAGCGCCGGGAATGGCCCAGGGTAAGGAGCAGCTCTCCGACCGCGAGATAAGCATTATCCGGCTGGCGGCCAGGGGCCTGTCTAATAAGGACATCGCTAAAAATCTTAACCTCAGCTACCGCACCATCGAGGGCCGCATGCGGGACATCTTTAACAAGCTGGACGTCAGCTCCCGCACGGAGGCGGTGCTCCACGGCCTGAAAATGGGCTGGTTCACCCTGGAGGAGCTGGTCTAG
- the mtnP gene encoding S-methyl-5'-thioadenosine phosphorylase, with product MPSQPQAHIGVIGGTGLYDIAGLADVKEVRPETPFGPPSDAIILGRLGGTGIAFLPRHGRHHTISPTEVPSRANIYALKELGVEFIISSNSCGSFKEDLKPGHLLIPDQIIDRTRGRVNTFFSGGIVAHIAFADPFCPALSDIVYQSAMEAGAIVHKGGTFIAMEGPAFSTRAESRLYKSWGADVLGMTVLPEAKLAREAEICYASIACITDYDSWHETNEAVTVGAVLAIMRNNIDLAKKTIGLAAGRVPPKRTCACANALAGAITTHPEAIPAQQRQKLELIIGKYVN from the coding sequence ATGCCCTCACAACCTCAAGCCCATATCGGCGTTATCGGCGGGACAGGGCTTTATGACATCGCCGGGCTGGCGGACGTTAAAGAGGTCCGTCCGGAGACGCCTTTCGGCCCGCCTTCGGACGCTATCATATTGGGGAGGCTGGGCGGTACCGGCATCGCTTTCCTGCCGCGCCACGGCCGGCACCACACCATCTCCCCTACCGAGGTGCCGTCCCGCGCCAACATTTACGCCCTCAAAGAGCTGGGGGTGGAGTTCATCATATCCTCCAACTCCTGCGGCAGCTTTAAGGAAGACCTCAAGCCGGGTCACCTGCTCATCCCCGACCAGATAATCGACCGCACGAGGGGTCGGGTAAATACCTTTTTCAGCGGGGGCATCGTGGCCCACATAGCGTTCGCCGACCCCTTTTGCCCGGCGCTGAGCGATATCGTCTACCAGTCGGCCATGGAGGCCGGGGCTATCGTCCACAAAGGCGGCACGTTCATCGCCATGGAAGGCCCCGCCTTTTCCACCCGCGCCGAAAGCCGGCTCTATAAAAGCTGGGGAGCGGACGTGCTGGGCATGACAGTGCTGCCGGAAGCCAAGCTGGCGCGCGAGGCGGAAATCTGCTATGCTTCCATCGCCTGCATCACGGACTACGACTCCTGGCATGAGACCAACGAGGCCGTGACCGTGGGGGCCGTCCTGGCCATCATGCGCAACAACATAGATTTGGCCAAAAAGACCATCGGGCTGGCGGCGGGGCGGGTGCCCCCAAAGCGTACCTGCGCCTGCGCCAACGCGCTGGCCGGGGCGATTACCACCCACCCGGAGGCGATACCGGCGCAGCAGCGTCAAAAGCTGGAGCTAATCATCGGGAAATACGTCAACTAA
- a CDS encoding TIR domain-containing protein, with translation MSTKPEILISFETFLDELEYYRYSRLPIIALHLPRRQVVYIEHLRKKLLRDIGKYRPLIDELVDREEPQIFQKGEFHLKDLWLKGLDIQYDFVSIKALDFCIDIINVAIGKLEDDIDNEKRDNKGNKIIQSAKLYSAPPKAFISHGKKSEVLSKLEAFLFAIGIEPIIVSKQPNLDKTVDGKVEYYLDQADCVIILATGDDIFDGKPHARQNVIHEIGLAQITHPQKIVYLLEETTEFPSNIRTKVWESFNRDNLENVFTHISRELREFKILNATKP, from the coding sequence TTGTCAACTAAACCAGAAATCCTTATTAGTTTTGAAACATTTTTAGATGAACTAGAATACTACCGATACTCAAGACTTCCCATCATTGCATTACATTTACCCAGAAGACAGGTAGTTTATATCGAGCACTTAAGAAAAAAATTACTTAGAGATATTGGGAAATACAGACCTCTCATTGATGAATTAGTTGATAGAGAAGAACCTCAAATATTTCAAAAAGGGGAATTTCATTTAAAAGATTTATGGCTTAAAGGCTTAGATATCCAATATGATTTTGTATCTATAAAAGCTCTTGATTTTTGCATTGATATTATAAATGTAGCAATAGGCAAATTAGAAGATGATATCGATAATGAAAAAAGAGACAATAAAGGAAATAAAATAATACAATCTGCTAAATTATATTCAGCTCCTCCTAAAGCATTTATTTCGCACGGGAAAAAGAGTGAAGTTCTTTCAAAGTTAGAAGCTTTTTTGTTTGCTATTGGAATTGAACCAATTATCGTTAGCAAACAACCCAATCTTGATAAAACTGTGGATGGTAAAGTTGAGTACTATCTCGATCAAGCTGATTGTGTAATCATTCTAGCTACTGGAGACGATATATTTGATGGTAAACCACATGCCAGACAAAACGTTATTCACGAAATCGGGCTCGCACAAATAACTCATCCACAAAAAATTGTTTATCTTTTAGAAGAAACCACTGAATTCCCTTCAAATATCAGGACTAAAGTGTGGGAATCCTTCAACAGAGATAACCTTGAAAATGTATTCACACATATATCCAGAGAATTACGCGAATTCAAGATACTAAATGCTACAAAACCTTAA
- a CDS encoding ATP-binding protein gives MKEPFRQFIKSKIEGGFLLISCGLPGTGKTGTTEVAHQVKGGTLLKSDIIRREVLKGQDIFSPEVAGDESKRARVYDEMFRQADAALAAEPNVILDATFITQSLRRRAAGIAAGHGAALIILETVCPEDICLARILARDKATSVSNAVTEEAYLSNKDRFEAIDLDDLKKRYPALKLVYLAVDTSKASPEAWQVTKYEER, from the coding sequence ATGAAAGAGCCATTCAGGCAATTTATTAAAAGCAAAATAGAGGGCGGCTTTCTGCTTATCTCCTGCGGGCTGCCGGGCACCGGCAAGACCGGGACGACGGAAGTGGCGCACCAGGTCAAGGGCGGCACGCTGTTAAAGTCGGACATTATCCGGCGGGAGGTGCTAAAAGGCCAGGACATCTTCAGCCCTGAAGTCGCCGGGGATGAAAGCAAGCGCGCCCGGGTCTATGATGAAATGTTCCGGCAGGCGGACGCGGCCCTGGCTGCGGAGCCAAACGTGATACTGGACGCTACCTTCATCACGCAGTCGCTCAGGCGGCGGGCGGCGGGCATCGCCGCGGGGCACGGGGCGGCCCTCATTATACTGGAGACGGTCTGCCCGGAGGACATCTGCCTGGCGCGCATCCTGGCGCGGGACAAGGCCACCTCCGTCTCCAACGCCGTCACGGAAGAAGCCTATCTGAGCAACAAGGACCGGTTTGAAGCAATCGACCTGGACGACCTTAAGAAGCGGTACCCGGCGCTCAAGCTGGTTTACCTGGCGGTGGACACCTCCAAGGCCTCGCCGGAGGCCTGGCAGGTCACTAAATACGAGGAGCGGTAA